A genomic window from Macaca mulatta isolate MMU2019108-1 chromosome 19, T2T-MMU8v2.0, whole genome shotgun sequence includes:
- the GAPDHS gene encoding glyceraldehyde-3-phosphate dehydrogenase, testis-specific isoform X2 — protein sequence MQCLFSGTLLALGSQLPIAGTEDLGGKEPKQIPWRDVGSPYVVESTGVYLSIEAASNHISAGAQRVVISAPSPDAPTFVMGVNENNYNPGSMNIVSNASCTTNCLAPLAKVIHERFGIVEGLMTTVHSYTATQKTVDGPSKKAWRDGRGAHQNIIPASTGAAKAVTKVIPELKGKLTGMAFRVPTPDVSVVDLTCRLAQPAPYSAIKEAIKAAAKGPMAGILAYTEDEVGAEERRPWEEPSGEGHDFHLPGSCSQCVKTETAGREGRSPCLRAFALPVPLVWNACPPQMTTQSVLTSSKSLLQPPSSARHPLKRCSFCGPIPHLKFLVSHC from the exons ATGCAGTGTCTGTTTTCAGGGACTCTCCTGGCCCTTGGCAGCCAGCTTCCTATTGCAGGAACTGAGGATCTAGGAGG CAAGGAGCCCAAACAGATCCCCTGGAGGGATGTCGGGAGCCCCTACGTGGTGGAGTCCACAGGCGTGTACCTCTCCATAGAGGCAGCTTCG AACCACATCTCAGCAGGTGCTCAACGTGTGGTCATCTCCGCACCCTCGCCAGACGCACCAACGTTCGTCATGGGTGTGAATGAAAACAACTATAACCCTGGCTCCATGAACATTGTGAG CAACGCGTCCTGCACCACCAACTGCTTGGCCCCCCTTGCCAAGGTCATCCACGAGCGATTTGGGATCGTGGAAGGGTTGATG ACTACAGTCCATTCCTACACGGCCACCCAGAAGACAGTGGATGGGCCATCAAAGAAGGCCTGGAGAGATGGGCGGGGTGCCCACCAGAACATCATCCCAGCCTCCACTGGGGCTGCGAAAGCCGTGACCAAAGTCATCCCAGAGCTCAAAGG GAAGCTGACAGGGATGGCATTCCGGGTACCAACCCCGGATGTGTCTGTTGTGGACCTGACCTGCCGTCTCGCCCAGCCTGCCCCCTACTCAGCCATCAAGGAGGCTATAAAAGCAGCAGCCAAGGGGCCCATGGCTGGCATCCTTGCCTACACCGAGGATGAGGtaggggctgaggagaggagacCCTGGGAGGAGCCCTCTGGGGAGGGACATGATTTCCACTTGCCAGGGAGCTGCTCTCAATGTGTCAAGACAGAAACTGCAGGGCGGGAAGGGagatctccctgcctcagggcctttgcacttccTGTTCCTTTGGTCTGGAATGCTTGCCCCCCCCAGATGACCACACAGTCTGTCCTTACTTCCTCCAAGTCTCTACTTCAACCTCCCTCTTCAGCAAGGCACCCCCTCAAAAGATGTTCTTTCTGTGGCCCTATTCCTCACCTGAAATTTCTTGTCAGTCACTGTTGA
- the TMEM147 gene encoding BOS complex subunit TMEM147 — MTLFHFGNCFALAYFPYFITYKCSGLSEYNAFWKCVQAGVTYLFVQLCKMLFLATFFPTWEGGIYDFIGEFMKASVDVADLIGLNLVMSRNAGKGEYKIMVAALGWATAELIMSRCIPLWVGARGIEFDWKYIQMSIDSNISLVHYIVASAQVWMITRYDLYHTFRPAVLLLMFLSVYKAFVMETFVHLCSLGSWTALLARAVVTGLLALSTLALYVAVVNVHS, encoded by the exons ATGACCCTGTTTCACTTCGGGAACTGCTTCGCTCTCGCCTACTTCCCCTACTTCATCACCTACAAGTGCAGCGGCCT GTCCGAGTACAACGCCTTCTGGAAATGCGTCCAGGCTGGAGTCACCTACCTCTTTGTCCAACTCTGCAAG ATGCTGTTCTTGGCCACTTTCTTTCCCACCTGGGAAGGCGGCATCTATGACTTCATTGGG GAGTTCATGAAGGCCAGCGTGGATGTGGCAGACCTGATAGGTCTAAACCTTGTCATGTCCCGGAATGCCGGCAAGGGGGAGTACAAGATCATGGTTGCTGCCCTGGGCTGGGCCACCGCTGAGCTTATTATGTCCCG CTGCATTCCCCTATGGGTCGGAGCCCGGGGCATTGAGTTTGACTGGAAGTACATCCAGATGAGCATAGACTCCAACATCAGTCTG GTCCATTACATCGTCGCATCTGCTCAGGTCTGGATGATAACACGCTATGATCTGTACCACACCTTCCGGCCGGCTGTCCTCCTACTGATGTTCCTCAGTGTCTACAAGGCCTTCGTGATGGA GACCTTCGTCCACCTCTGCTCACTGGGCAGCTGGACAGCCCTACTGGCCCGAGCAGTGGTAACGGGGCTGCTGGCCCTCAGCACCTTGGCCCTGTACGTCGCCGTTGTCAATGTGCACTCCTAG